One part of the Chryseobacterium sp. 7 genome encodes these proteins:
- a CDS encoding peptidase M61: MDTLIKLFVVIILLPNVMMAQTSKKNYEYNIDLLHMSNDEVRVSFSPPKNTLKQGKFIIPKLVPGFYQAMNFGQYVSDFTATDKNGKKVLTERLDKNSWMVHDLNHVKKISYQVADGWDSLEKESNEARSAGSMFIKDSVFVINYNSLVGYFEEMKDIPYQITITKNKDFYASSALDYRQKNNITDMVWAKDYRELVDSPVMYSVPDTTWLKIGHTKVLVSFYNKKERNYSKKIAHEIENILKNQQAYLGGTLPVNKYAFLIYYESSNENGFLGDGLEHSHSTVCLYRSGSMKFLPNALNRVASHEFFHVVTPLNIHSGEIQHYDFLNPVMSKHLWLYEGMTEYATIHMPIKQKMISMEDFEKSLEEKIKEMKAFDNTLSFTEMSKKSMERQDQYMNFYMKGALLGVCLDIRLRELSNGKMGTQDLMQMLMKKYGAGKYFNDDELFDDITKMTFPEIRTFFRDYIEGSQPIPLKEYLEKAGFNYDEATGKVTTLPNPDAKQLALRKAWINQ; this comes from the coding sequence ATGGATACTCTTATAAAGCTATTTGTCGTAATCATTTTACTACCTAATGTAATGATGGCACAGACTTCAAAGAAAAATTACGAATATAATATAGATCTTCTTCATATGTCTAATGATGAAGTCCGGGTATCTTTTTCGCCCCCAAAGAATACTCTTAAACAGGGCAAATTTATCATTCCAAAACTGGTACCCGGATTTTATCAGGCTATGAATTTCGGACAATATGTTTCTGATTTCACAGCCACTGATAAAAATGGCAAAAAGGTATTAACTGAACGTCTGGATAAAAACAGCTGGATGGTGCATGATCTTAATCATGTAAAGAAAATATCTTATCAGGTAGCTGATGGTTGGGATTCTCTGGAAAAGGAATCCAATGAAGCAAGGTCTGCCGGAAGTATGTTTATAAAAGACAGCGTTTTTGTCATCAATTATAATTCTCTGGTAGGATATTTTGAGGAGATGAAAGATATTCCTTATCAGATTACCATTACAAAAAACAAGGATTTCTATGCTTCCTCTGCTTTAGATTACAGGCAGAAAAATAATATCACGGATATGGTTTGGGCAAAAGATTACCGGGAACTGGTAGATTCTCCTGTTATGTATTCTGTTCCTGATACCACATGGCTCAAAATAGGCCACACCAAAGTGCTCGTATCATTTTATAACAAAAAAGAAAGGAATTATTCCAAAAAAATAGCGCATGAAATAGAAAACATCCTGAAAAATCAGCAGGCTTATCTTGGCGGAACCTTACCCGTTAACAAATATGCTTTTCTGATTTATTATGAATCTTCCAATGAAAACGGATTTTTGGGTGATGGACTGGAACACTCCCACTCTACAGTGTGTCTGTACCGTTCAGGAAGTATGAAGTTTCTTCCGAACGCTCTGAACAGGGTGGCTTCCCATGAGTTTTTTCACGTTGTTACACCGCTTAATATTCATTCAGGAGAAATTCAGCATTATGATTTTCTGAATCCTGTGATGTCTAAACATTTGTGGCTGTATGAAGGAATGACAGAGTATGCTACAATTCATATGCCCATCAAACAAAAAATGATCAGTATGGAAGATTTTGAAAAAAGTCTGGAAGAAAAGATCAAAGAAATGAAAGCATTTGACAATACTTTATCCTTCACGGAAATGAGTAAAAAATCTATGGAAAGGCAGGATCAGTATATGAATTTCTACATGAAAGGAGCATTACTCGGAGTATGCCTGGATATAAGATTAAGAGAACTTTCCAATGGAAAAATGGGAACCCAGGATCTGATGCAGATGCTCATGAAAAAGTATGGAGCAGGTAAATATTTCAATGATGATGAACTTTTTGATGACATTACCAAAATGACCTTTCCGGAAATCCGTACATTTTTCAGAGATTATATTGAGGGGAGCCAACCCATTCCTTTGAAAGAATACCTGGAAAAAGCAGGTTTCAATTATGATGAAGCTACCGGAAAAGTAACAACCCTTCCGAACCCTGATGCAAAACAACTGGCTCTAAGAAAAGCATGGATTAATCAATAA
- a CDS encoding Gfo/Idh/MocA family protein — translation MDNSNSRRNFLKTAALASFGALVLPNSLFAYSHDFKTDKKVRVGFIGVGLRGQEHVKLLAKRNDVEIVAFADPEKKMLAASQKILKDNNKAAAQEFSNGEYDYRNLLKLKTIDAVVIATPWEWHLTQGVEAMRAKKIVGMEVSGAIKLQDCWEFVKVYEETKVPIFMMENVCYRRDIMAILNMVRKGMFGELVHGRGGYQHDLRGVLFNDGVTPYNSGAEFGEKGFSEAKWRTEHYVKRNGELYPTHGLGPVAMMMDINRGNRLTRLSSFSSKSVGLHKYIVEHPKGGENHPSAKVKFSQGDIVTTQIACANGETILLTHDTSLQRPYDLGFRVQGTEGLWQDFGWGEFNQGNIYFEKTMNHTHRWDNTEKWMKEYDHPMWKKFENTAAGAGHGGMDFFVMNTFIECIKRNIEFPMDVYDLALWYSITPLSEESIAKGGQVVDIPDFTNGKWKTRKPVFGMTDEF, via the coding sequence ATGGACAATAGTAATTCCCGCAGGAACTTTCTTAAAACAGCAGCTCTGGCTAGCTTTGGGGCACTGGTTTTACCCAATTCATTATTTGCCTATTCCCATGATTTTAAAACAGATAAAAAGGTCCGCGTTGGTTTTATCGGGGTGGGTCTTCGTGGTCAGGAACATGTAAAATTACTGGCAAAACGTAATGATGTGGAGATTGTAGCATTTGCTGATCCGGAGAAAAAAATGCTTGCTGCCTCTCAAAAAATCTTAAAAGACAACAATAAAGCGGCGGCTCAGGAGTTTTCCAACGGGGAATATGACTATCGAAATCTTTTAAAATTAAAAACAATAGACGCTGTTGTCATTGCTACTCCATGGGAATGGCATCTGACACAGGGTGTAGAAGCTATGCGCGCTAAAAAAATTGTGGGCATGGAAGTTTCCGGAGCCATTAAGCTTCAGGATTGCTGGGAGTTTGTAAAAGTATATGAGGAAACAAAAGTTCCTATCTTCATGATGGAGAATGTATGTTACCGAAGAGATATCATGGCGATTCTCAACATGGTCCGTAAAGGGATGTTTGGTGAGCTGGTACATGGAAGAGGCGGCTATCAGCACGATCTGAGAGGTGTTCTTTTCAATGATGGGGTTACTCCTTACAATTCCGGTGCTGAATTCGGAGAAAAAGGATTCAGTGAGGCAAAATGGAGAACGGAGCATTATGTAAAACGTAATGGTGAGCTTTATCCTACCCATGGACTAGGCCCTGTCGCGATGATGATGGACATCAACAGAGGAAACCGTTTAACGAGACTTTCTTCATTCTCATCAAAATCTGTAGGACTCCATAAATATATTGTTGAACATCCTAAAGGCGGAGAAAACCATCCAAGTGCCAAAGTGAAATTCAGTCAAGGAGATATTGTAACCACTCAAATTGCCTGTGCTAATGGAGAAACCATTCTTCTGACGCATGATACAAGCTTACAGCGGCCTTACGATCTGGGCTTCAGAGTTCAGGGAACTGAGGGCTTATGGCAGGATTTCGGATGGGGAGAATTCAACCAGGGAAATATTTATTTTGAAAAAACCATGAACCACACTCACCGCTGGGACAATACAGAAAAATGGATGAAAGAATATGATCATCCAATGTGGAAGAAATTTGAAAATACTGCTGCAGGAGCCGGACATGGCGGAATGGATTTCTTTGTGATGAATACTTTTATAGAATGTATCAAACGAAATATAGAATTCCCGATGGATGTATATGATCTTGCCCTGTGGTATTCTATTACGCCATTGAGT